A genomic region of Sander lucioperca isolate FBNREF2018 chromosome 6, SLUC_FBN_1.2, whole genome shotgun sequence contains the following coding sequences:
- the lrrn1 gene encoding leucine-rich repeat neuronal protein 1: MARRRLDGLPLGQVYAGLMLVSIGLSFVQSNECPQLCVCEIRPWFTPQSTYREAITVDCNDLRLTRIPGNLSSDTQVLLLQSNYIAKTDDELEQLFNLTELDLSQNNFSSIRDVGLTNMSQLTTLHLEENQIMEMPDYCLQDLSNLQELYINHNQLNTISANAFFGLHDLLRLHLNSNKLKTITSQWFESTPNLEILMIGENPIVGIMDFNFKPLGNLRSLVLAGMDLTDIPGNAFVGLDNLESLSFYDNKLVRVPQRAFQKLPNLKFLDLNKNPVHKIQTGDFKNMLRLKELGINNMGELVSIDQYALDNLPELTKLEATNNPKFSYINRQAFRDVPALESLMLNNNALNALYQSTVDSLPNLREISIHSNPLRCDCVIQWMSSNKTSVRFMEPPSMFCAMPAEVRGLHVREVLQNNLANQCLPLISHDTFPSHLNLDIGMTLDLDCRAMSQPEPEIYWVTPMGNKVMMDTLSDKYSLSSEGTLRISHIQVEDSGRYTCVAQNSEGADTRVTAIRVNGTLLDSTQLMKIYVKQTESHSILVSWKINSNVMTSNLKWSSATMKIDNPHITYTARVPVDVHEYNLTHLQPATEYEVCLSVSNIHQQTQKSCVNVTTKQATFAVEISDQGTNTALAAVMGTMFAIISLASLGVYIAKRWKRKNYHHSLKKYMQKTSSIPLNELYPPLINLWEADSEKEKEGSSETKPSQVDTTRSYYMW, translated from the coding sequence ATGGCTAGACGGAGGTTAGACGGCTTACCTCTAGGCCAGGTATATGCTGGCCTGATGCTGGTATCGATAGGACTATCCTTCGTCCAGAGCAATGAGTGCCCTCAGCTGTGTGTATGCGAGATCCGGCCATGGTTTACCCCTCAGTCCACCTACAGAGAAGCCATCACTGTGGACTGCAATGACCTTCGCTTAACACGCATCCCAGGAAACCTCTCCAGTGACACTCAGGTTCTCCTCCTACAGAGCAACTACATTGCCAAGACCGATGACGAGCTGGAGCAGCTTTTCAACCTGACTGAGCTAGACTTGTCCCAGAACAACTTCAGTAGCATTCGAGATGTTGGCCTTACCAATATGTCCCAGCTCACCACACTTCATCTGGAGGAGAATCAGATCATGGAAATGCCAGATTACTGTCTGCAGGACCTCAGCAACCTGCAGGAGCTCTACATCAACCACAATCAGCTCAACACTATCTCTGCCAATGCCTTCTTTGGTCTCCACGACCTGCTCAGGCTTCACCTAAACTCCAACAAGCTCAAGACCATCACCAGCCAGTGGTTTGAATCTACGCCCAACCTAGAGATCCTCATGATTGGGGAGAACCCCATTGTTGGAATAATGGACTTTAATTTCAAGCCACTGGGCAACCTTAGAAGCCTGGTTTTGGCTGGGATGGATTTGACAGACATCCCTGGAAATGCCTTTGTGGGACTTGACAATCTTGAGAGCCTCTCTTTCTATGACAATAAGCTGGTCCGAGTTCCTCAGAGAGCCTTTCAGAAACTGCCTAACCTAAAGTTCTTGGATTTGAACAAAAACCCGGTGCACAAGATTCAGACAGGAGATTTCAAGAACATGCTGAGACTGAAGGAGCTGGGTATAAACAACATGGGAGAGCTGGTTTCTATTGACCAGTACGCTCTGGACAATCTGCCTGAGCTCACAAAGCTGGAGGCTACAAACAACCCCAAGTTCTCTTACATCAACCGTCAGGCCTTTCGTGATGTCCCAGCCTTGGAGAGTCTAATGCTGAACAACAACGCCCTGAATGCCCTGTATCAGTCCACGGTGGACTCTCTGCCCAACTTGCGTGAGATTAGCATCCACAGCAATCCTCTGCGTTGTGACTGTGTCATACAGTGGATGAGCTCCAACAAAACCAGTGTCCGTTTCATGGAACCTCCATCCATGTTTTGTGCCATGCCAGCAGAAGTAAGGGGTTTGCATGTGCGGGAGGTGCTGCAGAATAATTTAGCAAACCAGTGCCTGCCCCTGATTTCCCATGATACTTTCCCAAGCCACCTCAACCTTGACATTGGCATGACCTTGGACTTGGACTGCAGAGCCATGTCCCAGCCTGAGCCTGAAATCTACTGGGTGACACCAATGGGGAACAAGGTAATGATGGACACCCTATCTGACAAGTACAGCCTTAGCAGTGAAGGGACATTGAGAATTTCTCATATCCAAGTAGAAGACTCTGGCAGATACACCTGTGTGGCTCAAAATTCAGAGGGAGCTGACACAAGAGTGACAGCTATACGGGTGAATGGCACTCTGTTAGACAGCACTCAGCTAATGAAGATCTACGTCAAACAAACAGAATCTCACTCTATCCTGGTCTCCTGGAAAATAAACTCCAATGTAATGACCTCTAACCTCAAGTGGTCATCTGCCACCATGAAAATAGACAACCCACATATTACTTACACTGCCAGGGTACCTGTTGATGTCCATGAGTACAACCTTACGCATTTACAACCAGCAACTGAGTACGAGGTGTGCCTCAGTGTCTCCAACATCCACCAACAAACACAGAAGTCATGCGTGAATGTGACGACAAAGCAGGCAACCTTCGCTGTGGAAATATCTGACCAAGGGACTAACACTGCTCTTGCAGCAGTCATGGGAACAATGTTTGCAATCATCAGTCTGGCCTCTTTAGGAGTGTATATTGCCAAGAGATGGAAGAGGAAAAACTATCACCATTCTCTGAAAAAGTACATGCAGAAAACCTCGTCAATACCGCTAAACGAGTTGTACCCTCCTCTTATCAACTTGTGGGAAGCAGACAGTGAAAAGGAGAAAGAGGGCTCATCCGAGACCAAACCCAGTCAGGTGGACACCACACGCAGCTATTACATGTGGTGA